Genomic segment of Bubalus kerabau isolate K-KA32 ecotype Philippines breed swamp buffalo chromosome 6, PCC_UOA_SB_1v2, whole genome shotgun sequence:
AACTTATCCGAAAAGCTAGAGAGGCACCATTTGTCCCCATTGGAATGGCAGGTTTTGCAGCAATTGTTGCATATGGATTATATAGATTGAAGAGCAGGGGACATACTAAAATGTCTGTTCACCTGATCCACATGCGTGTGGCAGCCCAAGGCTTTGTTGTGGGAGCAATGACTCTTGGTATGGGCTATTCCCTGTATCAAGAATTCTGGGGGAAACCTAAACCTTAGAAGAGGAGATGCTGTCTTGGTTGTCTTGGTGGTGCTTGCTTTAGTTAGACATCTCATATTGAGGTTATATGTTTATGCTGAAAATAAACTGTTTGGGTCAGACAAGAACATGGTCATTTGAAAACTGGCTTCCTTTCTTGCAGGCTTGATTTGCCTGGTGACCAAGTTACTGGTGACTACTTCACTAGC
This window contains:
- the LOC129656602 gene encoding HIG1 domain family member 1A, mitochondrial-like gives rise to the protein MSSDTDISLSSYDEDQGSKLIRKAREAPFVPIGMAGFAAIVAYGLYRLKSRGHTKMSVHLIHMRVAAQGFVVGAMTLGMGYSLYQEFWGKPKP